In one Paramisgurnus dabryanus chromosome 21, PD_genome_1.1, whole genome shotgun sequence genomic region, the following are encoded:
- the htr6 gene encoding 5-hydroxytryptamine receptor 6, whose amino-acid sequence MCVQFNSPTMSGSDLPRVEAASGADLSIHGSFNDSGTIGEVWSISGSGPWLLAVMLFLIILVTACGNILLIALVFAHRSLRCTSNCFLVSLFLSDLMVALVVMPPAMLNVLCGTWVLAPGFCPVWLCFDVMCCSASILNLCVISLDRYLLIISPLRYKQHMTPPRALLLVGGAWGLAALTSFLPIKMDWHNLGRTEHDSANHTAFRSSSSSYFQLSTSGTPSTQCRLRVTLPFALVATFLTFFLPSTAICFTYCRILLAARRQARQVEALTQPQYPHHSPGQPSRPPSPGHVVQDGDEYSHQDPPVLRHAPLSVNSERRLAHRQRKRALKASLTLGVLLGLFFSAWLPFFITNMAQAVCECVPPSLFDAITWLGYCNSTMNPIIYPLFMRDFKRALARLLPCCSSSHAPRRPSPPLSLSLRNSGDPQLPSETPSLVSDPPQPPATATDAVNLLEAEQAGIDLPLLLPNQVDTLDD is encoded by the exons ATGTGTGTTCAATTCAACTCTCCGACGATGAGTGGATCGGATCTCCCTCGAGTTGAAGCAGCATCAGGTGCAGATCTCAGCATCCATGGGAGCTTCAACGACAGCGGTACTATCGGTGAGGTCTGGAGCATCAGTGGCAGCGGTCCGTGGCTCCTCGCCGTCATGCTGTTCCTCATCATTTTGGTGACAGCTTGTGGGAACATTTTGTTGATTGCCCTCGTGTTTGCCCACCGGTCACTACGCTGCACCTCCAATTGCTTCCTGGTGTCCTTGTTCTTGTCAGACTTGATGGTGGCTCTGGTGGTGATGCCCCCTGCCATGCTCAACGTGTTGTGTGGGACCTGGGTGCTGGCGCCCGGCTTTTGCCCCGTCTGGCTCTGTTTCGACGTGATGTGCTGCAGCGCTTCCATCCTCAACTTGTGCGTTATCAGTCTGGACCGCTACCTCCTCATCATCTCTCCGCTACGATACAAACAGCACATGACCCCGCCCCGTGCCTTGCTTCTCGTGGGTGGGGCTTGGGGTTTGGCAGCCCTGACTTCTTTCCTGCCAATCAAGATGGACTGGCACAACTTGGGTCGTACCGAACACGATTCTGCCAACCACACGGCCTTTAGGTCGAGCTCCTCGTCGTACTTTCAGCTTTCCACTTCGGGAACGCCGTCCACGCAGTGCCGTCTGCGAGTGACTCTTCCCTTCGCCCTTGTGGCGACCTTTCTCACCTTCTTCTTGCCCTCCACAGCCATCTGTTTCACCTACTGCCGAATCTTGTTGGCGGCCAGAAGACAGGCACGACAGGTGGAGGCTCTTACTCAACCTCAGTACCCACACCACTCACCTGGCCAACCGTCACGTCCTCCTTCTCCCGGTCACGTAGTCCAGGACGGAGATGAATACAGCCATCAAGATCCACCGGTACTGCGACACGCTCCG TTGTCGGTGAATAGCGAGCGCAGACTGGCACACCGGCAAAGAAAGCGAGCTCTGAAAGCCAGTCTAACGCTGGGAGTGCTCCTGGGTCTCTTCTTTAGCGCCTGGCTTCCCTTTTTTATCACCAACATGGCACAG GCGGTATGCGAGTGCGTGCCACCCTCGCTTTTCGATGCCATCACCTGGCTGGGATACTGTAACAGCACCATGAACCCGATTATATACCCTCTATTCATGAGGGACTTCAAGAGGGCACTGGCGCGACTTCTACCCTGTTGCTCTTCCTCGCACGCCCCACGTAGGCCATCGCCGCCGCTTTCCCTTTCTCTGCGCAACTCAGGGGACCCGCAGCTGCCTTCGGAAACCCCTTCGCTCGTGTCTGATCCGCCGCAGCCGCCAGCGACGGCTACGGATGCCGTTAACCTACTCGAGGCAGAACAAGCCGGGATTGATCTGCCTCTTCTGCTGCCCAACCAGGTCGATACGTTGGACGATTGA